In the genome of Microbacterium endophyticum, one region contains:
- a CDS encoding DNA polymerase Y family protein: protein MAEPVRTLVLWVPDWPIIAAEHSGIFDAAAPVAVVEKNAVVACSATARAEGVRRGQRRRDAQARCPQLTIIATDLERDHRAFAPAVAAVEERAPGVQILRAGLLALRIRGPARYYGGESEAASVLREAVTDLGITDVRAGVADGVFTAERAARNITTTQVPVHIVPPGGSASFLAPMPVAVLEDAEVALLLGRLGVQTLGQFAGLDASRVAERLGPHGERLFALASGRDSRAVDPRTPPPELDREVVFEPPVEAAEHVAFGIRLAASEFIDALGALDLVCTELRVELTGDRAEHSERVWLHPTAFDAAAVVDRVRWQLSEDAQHLVTGVGRVRLSPEAVDAASHHHTGLFGGGPDERVHHALSRVQAMLGHRGVVTPAVGGGRLLAERRVLVPWGDRAVLARERAQPWPGHLPAPLPASVFPELLPVDVTAAGGFGVDVDERGSLTAEPELLIVRGRRSLITSWAGPWPVIEREWDADRAHLTHRFQIVDDDQLAWLLVCTGGVWAAEARYD, encoded by the coding sequence GTGGCAGAACCAGTACGCACGCTCGTGCTGTGGGTGCCCGATTGGCCGATCATCGCGGCAGAGCACAGCGGTATTTTCGACGCTGCCGCACCTGTTGCCGTGGTGGAAAAAAACGCTGTCGTGGCGTGTTCGGCGACGGCCCGAGCCGAGGGTGTGCGGCGGGGGCAGCGGCGACGTGATGCGCAAGCGCGGTGTCCGCAGCTCACGATCATTGCGACCGATCTCGAACGAGACCACCGGGCTTTTGCCCCGGCAGTTGCCGCTGTCGAAGAGCGGGCGCCCGGAGTGCAGATTTTGCGTGCGGGGCTGCTGGCGCTTCGCATTCGCGGGCCAGCACGGTATTACGGCGGCGAGAGCGAGGCAGCTTCGGTGCTGCGTGAGGCTGTCACGGATCTCGGTATCACCGATGTGCGAGCGGGAGTTGCCGATGGGGTCTTCACCGCTGAGCGCGCCGCGCGCAACATCACAACAACACAAGTGCCCGTGCACATCGTGCCCCCGGGGGGCTCTGCAAGCTTTTTGGCTCCGATGCCGGTGGCTGTTTTGGAGGATGCCGAGGTGGCGCTGCTGCTCGGTCGATTGGGCGTGCAGACACTCGGCCAGTTCGCGGGTCTTGACGCATCTCGCGTCGCGGAGCGACTCGGCCCTCACGGCGAGCGGTTGTTTGCGCTGGCCTCGGGGCGTGATTCCCGCGCTGTCGACCCGCGAACGCCGCCGCCGGAGCTTGATCGAGAGGTCGTTTTCGAACCGCCCGTTGAGGCTGCAGAACATGTGGCGTTCGGTATCAGGCTCGCGGCATCTGAATTCATCGATGCCCTCGGAGCGCTTGATCTTGTGTGCACCGAGCTGCGAGTCGAGCTCACGGGAGACCGAGCCGAGCACAGCGAGCGGGTGTGGCTGCATCCGACGGCATTCGATGCTGCGGCGGTGGTCGACCGTGTGAGGTGGCAACTGAGCGAAGACGCGCAGCACCTGGTGACGGGGGTCGGGCGAGTGCGGCTGTCTCCGGAGGCTGTGGATGCGGCATCCCACCACCACACCGGGCTCTTCGGCGGTGGCCCCGATGAGCGAGTGCACCATGCGCTTTCTCGGGTACAGGCAATGCTCGGGCACCGTGGGGTCGTGACTCCTGCCGTCGGGGGTGGGCGCCTACTTGCGGAGCGGCGCGTGCTGGTGCCGTGGGGAGATCGCGCTGTGCTTGCCCGAGAACGTGCGCAGCCGTGGCCTGGGCATCTGCCCGCCCCGTTGCCGGCGTCGGTGTTTCCGGAACTTCTGCCGGTCGACGTGACAGCTGCCGGAGGTTTTGGCGTTGATGTCGATGAACGCGGCAGTCTCACTGCAGAACCGGAGTTGCTGATCGTTCGTGGCAGGCGTTCGCTCATCACCTCGTGGGCGGGCCCATGGCCCGTGATCGAGCGCGAGTGGGACGCCGACCGGGCTCATCTGACGCATCGCTTTCAGATCGTCGACGACGATCAGCTCGCGTGGTTGCTGGTGTGCACTGGCGGGGTCTGGGCGGCAGAGGCGAGGTATGACTGA
- a CDS encoding error-prone DNA polymerase: protein MGFNNPPVSWAEFERVLSDSGRESERPPGADGGDSPAWSHKRGPYVPPQIERPADAVPYAELHVHSTYSFLDGASSPEELVEEAERLGLHALALTDHDGFYGIVRFAEAAQTRRVDTVFGSEMSLELPTPQKGVADPVGAHLLVLARGQEGYHRLAGALTSAQLQGAEKGRPHYDLDELAERADGHWAILTGCRKGAVRRALAEAGPHAAARELDRLVDLFGHDAVQVELIDHGDPTDQRTNDVLAALAAERSLPVLASGNVHYASPKKRLLATAIAAVRANRSMDEIDGWLPAHGGAFLRSGAEMAARFARYPGAVARTVTLADELAFPLQSAKPALPKQDVPPGHTPMSHLRQLVWRGAAERYPDMPAGHRARLEKELNVIEAKDFPGYFLIVHGIVVEARRRGILCQGRGSAASSAVCYVLGITAVDAIFYGLPFERFLSSMREEEPDIDVDFDSDRREEIIQWVYRTYGRERAAQVANVITYRPKNAVRDMARALGFSPGQQDAWSKQVDRWGDGPQTGSHDIPDQVLAFAGELLKAPRHLGIHSGGMVLTDRPVGEVVPIEHARMPNRTVIQWDKDDAAWMGLVKFDLLGLGMLAALQYCFDLVRDATGETWGLDAIPKEEAAVYDMLCRADSIGVFQVESRAQMGLLPRLQPRRFYDLVIEIALIRPGPIQGGAVHPFVRRKIGDEEVTYPHEKLKPVLERTLGIPVFQEQLMQMAVVIGNCSAEEADTLRRAMGSKRGLERIDSIREQLYIGMAENGLSPEESDAIYARIQAFANFGFAESHSLSFGLLVYASSWIKLHYPAAFLAGLLRAQPMGFYSPATLVADARRHGVTVLRPDIQRSRAHASLEAEQADAAHTAVHTAPPTGMPSCAHRTQPPVAVFDAAAPDESAAHRRDGAFAVRMGLAAVKGVGVAVAERIVAARVAEGPFRDMRDLVRRTGVTEVHLEALSTAGAFESFGLSRREALWLAGSAATDREEFLPGSLISVQPPLFSDPSSYEQLASDLWATGISTDDHPLTHFRAALDARGVLTSQELRTHEPGRRVEIAGLVTHRQRPATASGITFFNLEDEHGIINVICSVGVFTRHRRVARDSPAVIVRGILERSPEGVTNLVADRFEDLQVGVGHRSRDYR, encoded by the coding sequence ATGGGGTTCAATAACCCACCGGTGAGCTGGGCCGAGTTCGAACGAGTGCTGAGCGATTCTGGGCGTGAGAGCGAGCGCCCGCCGGGAGCTGACGGGGGAGACAGCCCTGCCTGGTCGCACAAACGCGGACCTTACGTGCCGCCCCAGATTGAACGCCCAGCCGATGCGGTGCCGTACGCCGAACTGCACGTGCACTCGACGTACTCCTTTCTCGATGGTGCATCTTCCCCAGAAGAGCTCGTCGAAGAAGCCGAACGACTGGGACTCCACGCACTCGCTCTCACCGACCATGACGGGTTCTATGGGATCGTGCGCTTTGCCGAGGCCGCGCAGACTCGACGTGTTGACACGGTTTTCGGTTCCGAGATGTCACTCGAGCTGCCCACACCCCAAAAAGGTGTGGCCGACCCCGTGGGTGCGCACTTGCTTGTGCTCGCGCGCGGTCAAGAGGGGTACCACCGGCTCGCGGGGGCCCTTACCTCGGCACAATTGCAGGGCGCCGAAAAGGGACGCCCCCACTATGACCTCGACGAGCTTGCAGAGCGCGCCGACGGTCACTGGGCGATTCTCACCGGATGCCGCAAGGGCGCTGTGCGGCGGGCGCTCGCCGAGGCTGGGCCCCACGCCGCCGCGCGAGAACTCGACCGGCTGGTGGACCTCTTCGGCCACGACGCTGTGCAGGTCGAACTCATCGACCACGGTGACCCAACCGATCAACGCACGAACGATGTGCTGGCAGCTCTTGCGGCCGAGCGATCTCTGCCCGTGCTCGCCAGCGGCAATGTGCATTACGCATCGCCGAAAAAGCGACTGCTTGCCACCGCGATTGCGGCCGTCCGTGCAAACCGCAGCATGGACGAAATCGACGGTTGGCTACCCGCGCACGGCGGCGCCTTTTTGCGATCGGGCGCCGAGATGGCGGCACGGTTCGCCCGCTACCCGGGGGCTGTTGCGCGCACTGTCACGCTCGCTGACGAGCTGGCGTTTCCGCTCCAGAGCGCTAAACCGGCACTGCCCAAGCAGGATGTTCCACCCGGGCACACTCCCATGTCGCACCTGCGCCAATTGGTGTGGCGAGGGGCCGCAGAGCGGTACCCCGACATGCCAGCAGGCCACCGGGCTCGGCTCGAAAAAGAGCTCAATGTCATCGAGGCAAAGGACTTTCCCGGCTACTTCTTGATCGTGCACGGCATCGTTGTCGAGGCTCGTCGCCGCGGCATCCTATGTCAGGGGCGGGGGTCTGCGGCCTCGAGCGCCGTCTGCTACGTCTTGGGAATCACAGCTGTCGACGCGATCTTTTACGGGCTGCCGTTCGAGCGGTTTTTGTCGAGCATGCGCGAAGAAGAGCCCGACATCGATGTCGACTTCGACTCTGATCGCCGTGAAGAGATCATTCAGTGGGTGTATCGCACCTACGGGCGCGAGCGTGCGGCGCAGGTGGCGAACGTCATTACGTACCGGCCGAAAAACGCCGTGCGCGACATGGCCCGGGCGCTCGGGTTTTCGCCCGGCCAACAGGACGCGTGGTCGAAGCAGGTCGACCGCTGGGGAGATGGGCCTCAGACGGGCAGTCACGACATCCCCGACCAGGTGCTCGCGTTCGCCGGTGAGCTGCTCAAGGCACCACGGCACCTCGGCATTCATTCGGGCGGAATGGTACTCACCGACCGCCCCGTGGGTGAGGTGGTGCCGATCGAACACGCACGGATGCCGAACCGCACTGTCATCCAGTGGGACAAAGACGACGCAGCCTGGATGGGGCTTGTGAAGTTCGACCTGCTGGGCCTTGGCATGCTCGCGGCCCTCCAGTACTGCTTTGATCTCGTGCGTGATGCGACGGGGGAGACCTGGGGCCTCGATGCGATCCCCAAAGAAGAAGCCGCCGTGTACGACATGCTGTGCCGGGCCGACTCGATCGGGGTGTTCCAAGTGGAGTCGCGTGCGCAGATGGGGCTTCTGCCGCGCCTACAGCCGCGCCGGTTTTACGACCTCGTGATCGAGATCGCCCTCATTCGCCCCGGCCCGATTCAGGGTGGGGCCGTGCACCCCTTTGTGCGGCGCAAAATTGGTGATGAAGAGGTGACGTACCCGCACGAGAAGCTCAAGCCGGTGCTTGAGCGCACTCTCGGCATTCCGGTTTTTCAGGAGCAACTGATGCAGATGGCTGTGGTGATCGGCAACTGCAGCGCCGAAGAAGCCGACACTCTGCGCCGCGCGATGGGGTCAAAGCGCGGGCTTGAGCGCATCGACTCGATTCGTGAGCAGCTCTACATCGGCATGGCCGAAAACGGGTTGTCGCCCGAGGAGTCTGACGCGATCTATGCCCGCATTCAAGCGTTCGCCAACTTCGGGTTCGCCGAGTCGCACTCGCTCTCGTTCGGGCTGCTTGTGTATGCCAGCTCGTGGATCAAGCTGCACTACCCCGCAGCTTTTCTGGCGGGGCTCCTTCGCGCGCAACCCATGGGGTTTTACTCACCCGCCACCCTCGTGGCCGATGCTCGCCGGCACGGTGTCACAGTGTTGCGCCCCGATATCCAGCGTTCGCGCGCACACGCGAGCCTTGAAGCAGAACAGGCGGATGCCGCGCACACAGCCGTGCACACAGCTCCGCCGACGGGTATGCCGTCGTGCGCGCACCGCACGCAGCCCCCGGTCGCTGTCTTCGACGCCGCGGCTCCCGACGAGTCAGCGGCCCATCGCCGCGACGGTGCATTCGCCGTGCGCATGGGGCTTGCCGCCGTCAAGGGCGTGGGTGTTGCTGTTGCCGAGCGCATCGTCGCCGCGCGAGTAGCGGAGGGCCCGTTCCGGGACATGCGCGACCTCGTTCGTCGCACCGGTGTGACCGAAGTGCACCTCGAAGCCCTCTCGACAGCGGGTGCTTTCGAGAGCTTCGGTCTCAGCCGCCGTGAAGCGCTGTGGCTGGCCGGTTCTGCTGCAACCGACCGCGAGGAGTTTCTGCCGGGCTCACTCATCTCCGTGCAGCCCCCGCTGTTTTCTGACCCTTCCAGCTACGAGCAATTGGCCTCCGACCTCTGGGCCACCGGTATTTCGACCGACGATCACCCGCTCACGCACTTTCGTGCCGCCCTTGATGCGCGAGGTGTGTTGACCTCGCAAGAGCTACGCACACATGAACCGGGCCGCCGCGTCGAGATTGCAGGTCTTGTGACGCACCGGCAGCGGCCGGCTACGGCATCCGGTATTACGTTCTTCAATCTCGAAGACGAGCACGGCATCATCAACGTGATCTGTTCGGTCGGTGTCTTTACCCGCCACCGGAGGGTTGCTCGAGACTCACCTGCTGTGATTGTGCGGGGCATTCTCGAGCGTTCTCCCGAGGGCGTGACAAACCTTGTCGCCGACCGGTTCGAAGACCTGCAAGTGGGAGTGGGGCACCGCTCGCGCGATTACCGGTGA
- a CDS encoding HesB/IscA family protein gives MLTLTENAASAVKNITAQIPTETGGLRIRDTGAENSGFELALVQAPEETDAVVETDGARVFVDEIAKVALDDRILDAEVSEDGSVRFALGVSA, from the coding sequence ATGCTCACGCTCACCGAGAACGCAGCAAGCGCTGTTAAGAACATCACGGCACAGATTCCCACCGAAACCGGTGGTCTTCGCATCCGAGACACCGGAGCCGAGAACTCAGGCTTCGAGCTCGCACTCGTGCAGGCCCCCGAAGAAACAGACGCCGTCGTCGAAACTGACGGCGCACGCGTATTCGTCGACGAGATCGCAAAGGTCGCGCTCGATGACCGCATCCTCGATGCAGAAGTATCTGAAGACGGATCGGTTCGATTCGCCCTCGGCGTTTCCGCATAA
- the poxB gene encoding ubiquinone-dependent pyruvate dehydrogenase: MADSIADLFVDTLTRAGVKRVWGLPGDSLNAFTDAMRTHGTLEWMHTRHEEAAAFAAGAEAEVTGELAVVAGSCGPGNLHFINGLFDAQRSRVPVLAIASHIPSSEIGSNYFQETHPQELFRECSVYCELVSDPSQMPWVLEAAMRAAVERRGVAVVVVPGDVFFADAPKRRPSAAIQASSSHTVPADAVLAKAAGLLNEAKKVTILAGAGVAGAHAEVLALAEKLQAPIVHAFRGKEHIEYDNPYDVGMTGLLGFASGYRAMEHCDVLLMLGTDLPYRQFYPEKATIIQVDIRGEQLGRRTPIDLGMVGDVKATASALLPLLSGERSDAHLSDSVKHYKKTRRELDGLANNDGKAPIHPQYVARLLDELADKDAVFTADVGTPVIWAARYLQMTKERRLIGSFSHGSMANAMPQALGAQGVDRSRQVIALAGDGGLSMLMGDLLSIRQNKLPIKIVVFNNSALGFVEVEMKAAGLVTYATDLDNPNFAAVAESVGMTGIRVEDPNDLEGALTRALADPGPVLVDVVVAREEMSIPPSITAAQAKGFALYALRTVMSGRGDELLDLADTNVWRRVFG, encoded by the coding sequence ATGGCCGATTCGATCGCAGATCTATTCGTCGACACACTTACTCGCGCCGGGGTGAAACGAGTGTGGGGTCTTCCCGGAGACTCCCTCAACGCCTTTACCGATGCGATGCGCACTCACGGCACTCTGGAGTGGATGCACACCCGGCACGAAGAGGCCGCGGCGTTCGCTGCCGGTGCCGAAGCCGAGGTGACCGGCGAGCTCGCCGTCGTTGCGGGTAGCTGTGGCCCGGGCAATCTGCACTTCATCAACGGGCTCTTCGATGCGCAGCGGTCGCGTGTGCCGGTGTTGGCTATCGCGTCGCACATTCCGTCGTCAGAGATCGGCAGCAACTACTTTCAAGAGACCCACCCGCAAGAGCTTTTTCGTGAGTGCAGCGTCTACTGCGAGCTCGTCTCTGACCCATCCCAAATGCCGTGGGTGCTCGAAGCCGCCATGCGTGCCGCCGTTGAGCGTCGCGGTGTCGCCGTTGTTGTGGTGCCGGGTGATGTGTTCTTCGCCGATGCGCCCAAGCGCCGGCCGTCGGCTGCGATTCAGGCGTCGTCTTCGCACACCGTGCCAGCGGATGCCGTGCTGGCCAAGGCTGCGGGGCTCTTGAACGAGGCGAAGAAGGTGACGATTCTTGCCGGCGCCGGAGTTGCCGGCGCTCACGCCGAGGTGCTCGCGCTCGCCGAGAAGCTGCAGGCGCCGATCGTGCACGCGTTCCGAGGCAAAGAGCACATCGAATACGACAATCCTTATGACGTCGGGATGACGGGGCTGCTCGGGTTCGCCTCGGGGTATCGCGCCATGGAGCACTGCGACGTGCTCCTGATGCTCGGCACCGACCTGCCGTACCGCCAGTTCTACCCCGAAAAAGCGACCATCATCCAGGTAGACATTCGCGGCGAACAGTTGGGGCGACGCACTCCGATCGACCTGGGGATGGTGGGAGACGTTAAGGCGACGGCATCCGCTCTGTTGCCGTTGCTGTCGGGGGAGCGGAGCGATGCGCACCTGAGCGACAGCGTGAAGCACTATAAGAAGACGCGGCGCGAGCTTGACGGTCTCGCCAACAACGACGGCAAGGCGCCGATTCACCCGCAGTACGTGGCGCGGTTGCTCGACGAACTGGCCGATAAGGATGCCGTTTTTACCGCCGACGTCGGAACCCCCGTGATTTGGGCTGCGCGCTACCTGCAGATGACGAAAGAGCGCCGGCTGATCGGGTCGTTCTCGCACGGGTCGATGGCCAACGCCATGCCGCAGGCGTTGGGGGCGCAGGGCGTGGATCGTTCGCGGCAGGTTATTGCGCTCGCGGGCGACGGCGGACTCTCGATGCTGATGGGCGATCTGCTGTCGATTCGGCAGAACAAACTGCCGATCAAGATCGTGGTGTTCAACAACTCTGCCCTCGGTTTTGTCGAGGTGGAGATGAAGGCCGCGGGCCTCGTGACCTACGCCACTGATCTGGACAACCCGAACTTTGCTGCCGTTGCGGAGTCGGTGGGGATGACGGGTATTCGCGTTGAGGACCCGAACGATCTCGAGGGTGCGCTGACCCGCGCGCTCGCCGACCCGGGCCCGGTGCTCGTTGATGTGGTGGTGGCGCGCGAAGAGATGTCGATTCCGCCGTCGATCACTGCCGCCCAGGCGAAGGGCTTTGCGCTCTATGCGCTGCGCACGGTGATGTCGGGTCGCGGCGACGAACTGCTCGACCTTGCCGACACCAACGTGTGGCGCCGAGTGTTTGGTTGA
- a CDS encoding IS481 family transposase, translating into MSKHRVVVLKIIAGQLTVTDAAIEYGISRRHLHRLLARYRDGGLDAVEPRSRRPKTNASATPEQVRARIITLRAELTTQGLDAGPVTIAWHLEHEQHTPPSTSTIRRILHTAGLITPEPRKRPKSSYIRFEAAQPNETWQSDFTHWRLANGQDVEILNWLDDHSRYLLSCTAHTPVTGDNVVTTFLAATDEHGTPASTLTDNGRVYTARFGGGRNAFEYLLALLGVKQKNGTPNHPQTQGKIERFHQTLKRWLGARPPATTLHELQLQLDHFRHHYNEQRPHRSNNRTTPEATYRASPKALPTAPRAGHFRIRYDHVGSNGKMSLRRAGRMHHLGIGTAHRGKRIIALIDETTVTIIHLDTAEIIATNTINTQRAYWRNEMKEPGRWPGSF; encoded by the coding sequence ATGTCGAAGCATCGGGTTGTTGTTTTGAAGATCATCGCGGGCCAGCTCACCGTCACCGACGCGGCGATCGAGTACGGGATCTCCCGTCGACATTTGCATCGGCTACTCGCTCGTTACCGTGACGGTGGACTGGACGCGGTCGAGCCACGCTCACGGCGACCGAAGACGAACGCGTCCGCCACACCGGAACAAGTTCGCGCCCGGATCATCACCCTTCGGGCGGAACTCACAACCCAAGGACTCGATGCCGGCCCTGTCACGATCGCCTGGCACCTCGAACACGAGCAACACACACCGCCATCGACATCCACGATCAGACGCATCCTGCACACCGCCGGGTTGATCACTCCCGAACCCCGCAAACGACCGAAATCGTCCTACATCCGCTTCGAAGCAGCCCAACCCAACGAGACCTGGCAATCAGACTTCACCCACTGGCGCCTCGCAAACGGCCAGGACGTCGAAATCCTGAACTGGCTCGACGACCACTCCCGCTACCTCCTGTCCTGCACCGCCCACACCCCGGTCACCGGCGACAACGTCGTCACCACATTCCTCGCAGCAACCGACGAACACGGCACCCCCGCCTCAACACTCACCGACAACGGCCGCGTCTACACAGCCCGATTCGGCGGCGGGCGCAACGCCTTCGAATACCTCCTCGCACTACTCGGAGTGAAACAAAAGAACGGCACACCCAACCACCCGCAGACCCAAGGCAAAATCGAACGCTTCCACCAAACCCTCAAACGATGGCTCGGAGCCAGACCCCCAGCCACCACCCTGCATGAGCTACAACTCCAGCTCGACCACTTCCGACACCACTACAACGAGCAGCGCCCCCACCGAAGCAACAACAGAACAACACCAGAGGCCACCTACCGTGCATCCCCGAAAGCTCTCCCCACAGCCCCACGGGCAGGACACTTCAGAATCCGCTACGACCACGTCGGCAGCAACGGCAAAATGAGCCTTCGCCGAGCCGGACGAATGCACCACCTCGGCATCGGAACAGCCCACCGCGGCAAACGCATCATCGCGCTCATCGACGAAACAACCGTCACGATCATCCACCTCGACACCGCCGAGATCATCGCAACAAACACCATCAACACACAACGCGCCTACTGGCGCAACGAAATGAAAGAGCCCGGCCGATGGCCGGGCTCTTTCTGA
- a CDS encoding exonuclease domain-containing protein, producing the protein MLDFTAIDFETANSYRGSPCSVGLVRVRDGQVTETQHWLMRPPEGADWFDGWNIAIHGINAEMVAGAPRWRDILPSIVSFIGDDLVVAHNAGFDLGVIRYACTLDNIEWPDLQFLCTLVMARRALALPTYRLPFLAETMGIALEDHHDALADATAVVHIVAQLALQQQATDLVDLAGGLGVGIGRMRGGIYRGSVAVHAGGRRLTPIEVNDDADPSGYLYGRVVVFTGTLMSMTRDLARQECAKVGAIPEQTTTKRTNVLVVGDINPAVLRPDSNITGKARKAFELQDKGQEIEVMTEDDFLRCLDGNTLEGTEVLLPET; encoded by the coding sequence ATGCTTGACTTCACCGCGATCGACTTCGAGACAGCCAACTCGTATCGTGGCTCTCCGTGCTCCGTCGGTCTTGTGCGCGTGCGAGACGGGCAGGTCACCGAGACCCAGCATTGGTTGATGCGCCCGCCGGAGGGAGCTGACTGGTTCGACGGTTGGAATATTGCCATACACGGGATTAACGCGGAGATGGTAGCGGGTGCTCCTCGATGGAGGGACATTCTTCCGAGCATTGTGAGCTTCATCGGCGACGATTTAGTCGTCGCCCACAACGCGGGCTTCGATCTTGGCGTTATCCGTTACGCGTGCACGCTGGACAACATCGAGTGGCCCGACCTGCAGTTCCTCTGCACCTTAGTAATGGCTCGCCGCGCACTTGCGCTGCCGACTTACCGGCTGCCGTTCCTGGCCGAGACGATGGGCATAGCGCTCGAAGACCACCACGACGCGCTCGCCGACGCGACAGCGGTCGTCCACATCGTCGCCCAGCTGGCCCTGCAACAGCAGGCGACTGACCTCGTGGATCTGGCGGGTGGGCTGGGCGTTGGCATCGGTCGGATGCGCGGAGGTATCTATCGAGGCAGCGTCGCTGTGCATGCTGGCGGCCGCAGATTAACCCCGATCGAGGTGAACGACGACGCCGACCCCAGCGGGTACCTGTATGGCCGCGTCGTGGTTTTCACTGGCACGCTGATGTCGATGACACGAGATTTAGCGCGCCAGGAGTGCGCCAAGGTTGGCGCGATACCTGAACAGACCACCACCAAGAGAACCAACGTCCTCGTCGTCGGTGACATCAATCCGGCCGTGCTTCGGCCCGACTCCAACATCACGGGCAAAGCGCGGAAGGCGTTCGAGTTGCAAGACAAGGGCCAAGAGATCGAGGTCATGACCGAGGACGACTTCCTCCGCTGCCTCGACGGCAACACCTTAGAGGGCACCGAAGTTCTACTGCCCGAGACGTAG
- a CDS encoding transposase family protein, giving the protein MPSASKIRRVLNTAGLIGPEPRWRLADGQDVEILNWLDDHSRYLLSCAAHTPVAGDDVVQQFLETAEIYGIPASMLTDSGRVFTDRRGGAETRGQTRVAAKPTRARPSI; this is encoded by the coding sequence GTGCCATCGGCCTCCAAGATCCGACGAGTGCTCAACACCGCAGGCTTGATCGGCCCGGAACCCCGCTGGCGCCTCGCTGACGGGCAAGACGTCGAGATCCTGAACTGGCTCGACGACCACTCCCGCTACCTGCTGTCCTGCGCTGCCCACACCCCGGTCGCCGGAGACGACGTCGTGCAACAATTCCTCGAAACAGCAGAGATTTACGGGATCCCCGCGTCGATGTTGACCGACAGCGGCCGCGTCTTTACCGACCGTCGCGGCGGCGCAGAGACTCGGGGCCAAACCCGAGTCGCTGCGAAACCGACTCGCGCGCGGCCATCAATTTGA